Proteins encoded together in one Microbacterium sp. zg-Y625 window:
- the ppgK gene encoding polyphosphate--glucose phosphotransferase — protein MSNAITAVGVDIGGTGIKGALVDLKTGVLLSDRVKVRTPAGAEPDDVLAAVRQVLDTLGVSDAEVPLGVAFPAIVKHGRTLSAANVADTWIGFEAEKFFEDGLGREIHFANDADVAGVAELRFGAARDAAGLTILTTLGTGIGSAMIHDGVLIPNSELGHLQRAGETTDAEAYAAYSAMERENLDWPQWAARLQWYYSHVEFLFSPDLFIVGGGVSKHADQFLPLLDLKTPIVPAVHRNNAGIIGAAALALATAGTDAVGGAADSLAEATTG, from the coding sequence ATGAGCAATGCGATCACGGCAGTCGGGGTGGACATCGGCGGCACCGGCATCAAGGGCGCCCTGGTCGACCTGAAGACCGGAGTCCTTCTGAGCGACCGCGTCAAGGTGCGCACCCCTGCCGGTGCCGAGCCGGATGACGTGCTGGCCGCGGTGCGCCAGGTGCTGGACACCCTGGGCGTCAGCGACGCGGAGGTGCCGCTGGGCGTCGCGTTCCCGGCCATCGTGAAGCACGGCCGCACGCTGTCCGCGGCGAACGTCGCCGACACGTGGATCGGCTTCGAAGCGGAGAAGTTCTTCGAGGATGGCCTCGGCCGTGAGATCCATTTCGCCAACGACGCCGATGTGGCCGGCGTCGCGGAGCTGCGCTTCGGCGCGGCGCGTGATGCGGCCGGGCTCACGATCCTCACGACCCTCGGCACCGGCATCGGGTCGGCGATGATCCACGACGGCGTGCTGATCCCGAACTCCGAACTCGGCCACCTGCAGCGGGCCGGGGAGACCACGGACGCGGAGGCCTACGCCGCGTACTCGGCGATGGAGCGCGAGAACCTCGACTGGCCGCAGTGGGCCGCGCGGCTGCAGTGGTACTACAGCCACGTCGAGTTCCTCTTCAGCCCCGACCTCTTCATCGTCGGCGGCGGCGTCTCGAAGCACGCCGACCAGTTCCTGCCGCTCCTGGACCTCAAGACCCCGATCGTTCCGGCTGTGCACCGCAACAACGCCGGCATCATCGGCGCCGCGGCGCTCGCGCTGGCGACGGCCGGGACGGATGCCGTCGGTGGCGCCGCCGATTCCCTCGCGGAGGCCACGACCGGCTGA
- a CDS encoding SPOR domain-containing protein, whose product MTSGAEKYWYNLTTGKVERGYESPAVDRAGPFDTEEEAARAPKLLADRSRAWAEEEAREDSWGSGSARGGAGSDDQ is encoded by the coding sequence ATGACCAGCGGCGCCGAGAAGTACTGGTACAACCTGACCACCGGCAAGGTCGAGCGGGGATACGAGTCCCCGGCCGTCGATCGCGCAGGCCCCTTCGACACCGAAGAAGAGGCTGCGCGCGCCCCGAAGCTGCTCGCCGACCGGTCACGGGCGTGGGCCGAAGAGGAGGCCCGCGAGGACTCGTGGGGGTCAGGCTCGGCGCGGGGCGGCGCGGGCTCCGACGACCAGTAG
- a CDS encoding cell wall protein: MMFRSTVSAIALAALVIIGAPAAASAATPPPDPYTPDLVVEPSLTGSSAVGECLRDAPYIDYSVVLADPDSQVSETAVTMTLTNGVQSTDPIPLGDLVDGRLSGRVLWPGAVVGPDGAGVGWPGYELVDGDWVRTDANFAWTRGNVTAVLHVNPSISVPISYPQATPECLTATTASTGASGGSAGLAATGGTTAVLLPLGLGAGALVAGGAGLLLLRRHRSARS; this comes from the coding sequence ATGATGTTTCGTTCAACCGTTTCGGCGATCGCGCTTGCCGCGCTCGTGATCATCGGGGCTCCGGCCGCAGCATCGGCTGCCACGCCGCCGCCCGACCCGTACACCCCGGATCTGGTGGTCGAGCCGTCTTTGACGGGGTCGTCCGCCGTCGGCGAATGTCTGCGGGACGCACCGTACATCGATTACTCCGTCGTGCTGGCCGACCCTGACTCTCAGGTCTCTGAGACCGCCGTCACGATGACGCTGACCAACGGCGTGCAGTCGACGGACCCGATCCCGCTGGGCGATCTCGTCGATGGTCGTCTGTCGGGGCGGGTGCTCTGGCCCGGTGCGGTCGTCGGCCCCGACGGCGCCGGCGTCGGATGGCCCGGCTACGAGCTGGTCGACGGCGACTGGGTGCGCACCGACGCCAACTTCGCGTGGACGCGCGGCAATGTCACCGCGGTGCTCCATGTGAATCCGTCGATCTCCGTTCCGATCTCCTACCCGCAGGCGACTCCCGAGTGCCTGACGGCCACGACCGCGAGCACGGGTGCGTCCGGCGGCTCGGCCGGTCTGGCGGCGACCGGGGGCACGACCGCCGTGCTCCTGCCCCTGGGGCTCGGGGCCGGTGCCCTCGTCGCGGGTGGCGCGGGTCTTCTGCTGCTTCGTCGCCACCGGTCCGCGCGATCGTGA